A region of the Culex quinquefasciatus strain JHB chromosome 1, VPISU_Cqui_1.0_pri_paternal, whole genome shotgun sequence genome:
tttgtaaaatgggtgtcaaactaaaaagtgacccctttcgtttgacaacagtttgtgtcaaaccatcgggttttgagtgtattcttttaattcttgatatttgtaaatttcaaaaatatcaaacattaaatttcatttttaaattattcagatattttgaatttttatgattaatttaaacattcgaacattttaaaattatttaaagtctTTTAAGTTCTTAGCTTCTTCAAAGCATGAAGACCCCAAGTCTTCAGAAACAcatgcattttaatttaaaaaaatcaaaaatatttatacaggTCCAGATGGGGTTTCTCCATGAAACTTGCGttaatgttgatttttaatttgaaatttaaaatgttagaatattttgttgtctaaaatttgctttaatctttattttctgaataaaataaggtttaatcaactacttttttaattaatttgttttcaaaattttacattgaaagttaaacttttgaatattccacaattaattattttatgaattttcacagattttttgagtatGATATCTGTCATGAGATTCCCTTTGTTTCAACaacaaaactctagatatgattTGGATATGATTATTCAGCCGAATGACGTTATCTTTTTTCAGGTAACCAAACATATTCCAATCTGATCCTGCTAACAACCCAGCGTCTCCGTGTTGTTCCACGCAGCTTGTTGAACGGAAGCTGTAACGACCGCAAAACACCTGCTCCAGAAGTTCGTAAACCGACGCTGTCCCGTACTCCGGTGGCCATCAATCCATGGGACATAAACGGTGGCGCCGCACCCCGCCGTATCTGCGGCTAGTCGAGGAGCAATAGTCCTTCTTGATCAAGATGCTGCCCCGCACGCTGGCGTCGGCTCGAAAAGATGGCTGACAAAATCCGGACCcggaagacaacgccaaaaaATTCCGGCCAAGATGCCGAGCGACGAGGAGAACTGGAAGACCAACCGGAAGACGACACCAAGATGTACGTGAAGATCCGCGACACAACAAGTATAatgaaataattgatttttactGTGGGGAAAtgtgcaaattacatgaaaaataaaatatattaaaaataaacaatcatctattttttaactgcaacataaccaaaaacctgaaaaaacagcacacgacaaaggcacgacaacctaaataacaaaaccgtgcgacgtcggtcgaatgtcgtacgacaatgtcgaacaatttcgatgatcgatcgcacgacaaatacgacattttggtgcaaaaacgtatgacattcgtgcgaatgtcgcacgacattgtcgtgcgacgtcgtacggttgcacggacgacaaacgacggacgtccgacggacttttcagtcagggtgccttcatccgttgatgctggttggtattccctcggttgctgactgaaaccaggaggtgttgtattctctgcaactttttgccgctgatacaacggcaatggctgcagatttggaaccactcgaacagatcccgctccaggtgacgccaaagcaggaaaatccacgtccgtgaaagttggtggtgttttgcgacgatttggttggtgcctcgtcgtcgcttgctgccgaatttttacaaactcagctcgttttgggcagcttcgattcttggtcgaatggtcgccgccgcaattgaagcatttcgcttcgatgttctcgttgattgtttcgcatgcttgagttttgtgctcacctccgcaggttgcacaacgactcttgatgaaacagttccttccaccatgtccaaactgcaaacagttcgaacactgtgtcacgtcacggtgcactggacgataacgtccccaagtcacgatgatgttgaaaattgcccgaactgctttcagctcagacggcgttgtcgatcctctctcgagatgaaccaggtacagttgatcccgatacttgatgtccttgttgtgtctcgtcatcttgaagacttcgatcacgttcaacttaagagttttgagctcttctttcagcacactcacatccatgtcgtacaggccacggaggacctgtttcatggggcgtttacctggatcgtcatggctgtagtattcaatctttgtgttgttcaggaaatcccgaacgtagttgtaatcctttctggcaggtaacagaattttgagtccatcagcacacaagcgaatggaagctcgtaaagcaccagattcgataaacccggtcagccactttcgcaccgaatccgatgacgatgttttcacaaaaatgggtggcaacttttcccgtcgttcaaattcttccttctcgctcacgtctacaggaagggtagcgaactggtttccagacgaaattcgagcgtccttgctcaaactgcctggctttgcaggtagcgcttcggcattctttagcttcttcaaatctgccgatcctgctggtgaggaccgcctctttttcttgccgtgaggcattttagcactttttaagaactttttttggtttgtgagggacgcacgtctgactcgcttctctgctgatcgcagactcctCTTCGACGAAGGATTTTTTCATGATTCTACTGTCAGGTTCTTGAACATGGCACGGGTTTTCTTGGTTCGTTTCTGATGTCATGTCATAACAGATGAAAAACAACAAACAGACAATGCAGATCTACATTAAAAGCTAGGAAATTAGatttctcgatttttttatCTTCGTGGCCAGACTCGTCACAATCGGCTACCACACATGCCTTACACGAACGGCATCCATAGTGAGTTAAGCCCTAGGTTACGCCAATAACTATTCCGGATAGTGGGCGATCTGTTCTCGTGCCTCGTGGAGCTGCCACATGCCGGGATGACCTGGACATCACAAACAGCGGCCTTGACGCTGAAAAGATTAATCTAAAGTTTGTTCGCCGGGGTGAGAACCGTGTAGTTCaacacaaaaacagaaaatatttgACAAGTATTTTTTTGGCCATCGCAACCCCAGTTTACTaggatttgtttggcgggatgACTCCAACCCACAAGTCAAACGGCGggatataaaagtcattgtgtatctttttgacattagtttacataaagaattGGGTATAAAgagaaattctctaaaatttgccgcatatttcaaaaacatggAGTTAAATAAATTGGCCCTTAATATTCAAGTGAGGTGAGAATAAACTATGGGACTCTATCTAGGGGGGTGACACTTCGGTTCTGCCGGTGCTGGAACCTCGAGCTCAGAGCCAGCACCGAGCTGGTCGGAGCCAGCACCGCGCTGGAACCGTGTCTGGAACTTTGATTGAAAAGTAGccgatttttggaaataaatttaGCGTGCACTGCACAACAGCTGTCACTGTCaagcaaaaaaatccaaacaaagTCAACCCGTTTTTTCTTCCTGCGAAAAGTTGCACGCGGTTTTTAACAGCATCAATAAAAGTGGTCCGGTCAAGCAGTCGAACAATCCGATTCTGATGACCACTCAACGGTTGTTCCGGTTGTTCCTTTGCCATACCACATGTGTCACTCCTGCGTCACGGAAGATCCTCGTACCAACTCGACCGCCACACGGGGCTCCCTCGTCCGGTGCATTCGATGTCCTTCTTCGTACCCGATGTCAAGTGCATCCCCGCCGGATTCCAGCTACTGACCACGTCGATCATGATCTGCCCCAAGCACTCACTCGAGCAGTGCTCAATCAACGTCAACGGTGCGATAAGAGCGGAGTCTCATCTCCACCTCCATCTCCGCGTTCAAGTTCTGGCCCGCGCTCACGATAGCCCTGCCAGCGGACCCGGACGTGGTATTCCGGCGGCAACACAAGCAAAAGGACATTTGCGTGCGCTTCTACAGCACGCACGATTTTGGATGGATCAACCGGAGGCAATCGACTCGGACATCGTGGCGGCCGGAAGCAGTCGGACATGATGGAGCGGTACAATGAAGAATCGACCCAGGACGATTTGAGCCAATGCGCGGGGTGAGTTTTTCGAGGGAATGGTCTTCCGTATCAATTGTTAAATCTATTTTATTTCGACAGGAGGACTAGATCGGTGAGTACAAATAGTCGGACAAGGACCCTTGCGGGCTAAACTCGAACTGCATCAACCGGGCGCTGCTCGTGGAGTGCAATCCGAAGACTTGTCCAGCTAGCGAAAGTTGCCAGAACCAGTGCTTCAAACGGAAGCGGTACTAGGCACTGGCAGCCAAACGGATACCCATCAAGCGCTAGGGTCAGGTCGCGCGTCGCGTGATCGAGTACGAGAAGTGATCAACAACGAGGAGTTGCCGCGGCGGATAAATCAAAAGGACGAAAATTACTACTTCCTGACGGTGGACTCGGAGCAGACGATCGACGCGGGGCCCAAGGGCAACTTGGCCAGGTTCATCAACTACTCGAGTCCAACTGCGAGACGTTGCTGTGGAAGGTCGGCGGAAGCCAATCCGTAGGGCTGTTTGCCCTCAAGGACCTCAAAGCAGTAAGTTTTTCGAAATTCCGGTAAAAACACTTACTACAACTAACTCTCTTTTCTCCACCAGGGCTAAGAGCTCACCTTCAACTACAACTTTGAGACGTTCGGCGACCAGAAGAAGATTTGCCACTGTGGTGCGAGCAAGTGTTGCGGGCTGATCGTCAGCGAAGGAACGGAGAATTGAAGTGGTATAATCACAACGGTCTTGCGCGACTTCTAGGTGCTGATTGTAACGTGGGTTACCTGCTCGAGTGCTCAAATGCCAACAGTGACGACGGCGGCAACTACAGTTCTTCCGCCACACGCCTGCGGCCAAGTACCTTGCAGATCCATCGCGACAAGTGTTCTACCATGCCAAGAGTGACCTCGAGTTTGATCAGTAAACGTTCACGAGGAAACGAACCATTGTTACTAAGTTATGTAATGAGTAACCAATACGAAAATTTGTAAATGTActcgaaataaatttaaaacgctGCAGAAGTTGCAGCCGCAATCGGTGGAGCTACTCCGGTAGCCTGATGTAGATTCGGAACCAAGCTGGGAACGGAGATGGGTTGGGTTCACGTTATGTGAGAAATCCGGCAAGTCGTCATAAGTTCCGATGTTCCGACTCCTATGCTTCCTTTTTCTTTTCCGACATCAAACCTTCGGTGAGAGGATGTCGTTTTCATCATCTTAATGGGCTTAACCTAGTTCAATTTAACCGTACTGACAATCGTTTATTAACAGGCTTCGCTGAAATGGAAAACTAAAATTCGTTGAGTATGCAGAGTCCCCACTGCCGGTTAGCCCAGGCCTTCTTCTCGAAGACCGATGCTAAGTCGGTGGCCATTTGACCAATGAACTGTCAAATGACCCATCAACTACTTGAGCACGCCCTGCATGATGTTCGTCAGCATGCTTTCCATCTGCTTGTGGCAACCTTAGCCAGCGGCCGAGACGACTAACAGAGCGGTTGCCGTTACTTCCAGTTCAACATGTTTGTAATGTTTGCGATAATGTGCGGCAGAATGGCCTTTCCGACAAGACTCACGCCGACTCGGCAATCACATTTTTGTCGCTGGTGTTATCATCGGCAGTCTCGTCCAACACGGATCACTCCTCGTCGTCCTCCAGGTCGATCATCATCTGTAACACCAGCGGAACCAAAGAAGCCACGTTCTTTTACGTCCGCTTCCGGAACATCTCAGAACATTATCCGACAGTAAAATCATCACCTCGTCGATACTTTCGGCCGTGATTATCATCACCCTTCGTCCTTATCGTGCAACAGAATGAACGCTCCGACGGTACAAGCAACCTGGAAGAGCACCTTCGGAACGGACGATGGGTCAAGATATTTGACCAACATTTGTTTAATAAGCTGCAGATGCTGATTCTGCTGGTTGCCGAAGATACCCGACACCGAAGAGAAGAATCGCAACGCAGATTCCAGATTGTGATTGTCGTCGATCAGGTTGCGTGCTGTTTCTTGGACTCCGGCCGCTGCGGGTTGTTCGAGTCCGGCGCGTTGTTTAGACCAGCCGGTGTTTCTTGGCCACAAAGCGAATTAAAAGCCTGTtcgacaaaaaataataacaacaacaaaattttcTTTGGCTGCTTGGATGAcgttctaaacgtcaaaatgtgTACACACTTAAAAGAGATTACccatattttcaataaagttgGTTCGGGGCCAAAAGTTCTGTCGCCGAGCCAGAACCGTGCCCAAAACCTTGAGTGGCACACTCTTGGACTCTATACTTTCAAGTGTAACatgttttgatttgatgtgGAAATCAcgtaaactattttattttatacaaCTTGCAAATCATGTGTTACGTCTACTTGAACGAAACGTGTGGATTTTTGGCAGTGTTTCTAAAACTACAATAATttaatactaaaaatttaaatacttacgCTTGTGTATACAACCGGTTTTGCAATTGACGTTAACATTCCTATATTGCGAACAGTATTGCAGTCATCAACAGAAATTCCTTCATGGCAGCAACTTTCAGGAACTTTATAtgcaatatttaattttgaaatcgcGATATCAACCAAAGACGAACGGTCAGCATTGTTATATACACTACTTTGCCAGTCATTCGGTCCTTCGGCACCACAACACtggaactgaaaaaaaaaatatatttttagataaTGCTAACTAGGACAATcacgattgtccacgctccatacaaaatagaTTTGGGGTTtccgtggtttatggatggccacTTTTCTAAATGGACAAAACCTGTTGACACCATTGAGGCGATCTAATCGGCCGActccccagtcaaatcaatccgaattctgaaacggaatctaattagaatcgtatacaaattccatttcaaacgcaacaaccggttcaaacacggaaccggttgttgcgtttgaaacggaatttgtatacgattctaattagattccgtttcagaattcggattgattgaGTCCCTTTCGTGCCCACCGCGCGCATCTGTCAAAGCTGTGGAACAACAACAAtcaatgcattttcatcacccGTTTCGTTTGCACGCATTCAATAAAGATCTCCAGTTTTGTTTAGACTTTCAGAGTAACTCCGCGTTTTACTCCGGGATAAATCCGGACAAACCTGCCACTCTGCTAACCAACAACTGTCATATCTGTTGaccgctatttttagaccacgttttctaatttttctccatcgaaaccgactacctactttatcgacttcatttcgcagggcgagataggacgccgtcacggtgtattttttcgagacctcaaagatacaaaaaatcggtatgtctgatatttggcaccgggAAAGAAGTGCTCtttccgacattttgcggggtatcccgaaatatttcgtcgggtgAGAGCAAGGTAATCCATTCTAAAGAGGTACGGCTATGTTTGTAAAGCTGTATTGTTGTACGAACCcagagcaattttttttacaattttagctTCTAAATTCAACTTTATCATAGAATAGAAGTGTAACTTGGAGAGAAAACAAGATGGCGACGTGTTTCAAAAGGCCCCCACGATTTTTTCACTTCTCACTGTTCTGACTTCACAGTGTACCTTGAAGTGGTATAACTGGTGGTATAATTCACTGTAAACAAACGATTACAGTAGAGCTCCGCTAATTcggcaatttcgaaaaaactaaattttataatcatattttccAGTTTAAAACTATAAGTACCGCCAACTGTGGTGAATTGGGACTacggtctgaatagggacagcaactttaaaaacagtttaagaACGAAACACGGATTTCGAAGATTAGTAATAAATTGGCAATATTTATTCGAGCAGTTGTTTGGGTGGGtagcactagcgtgcccagatcctcaaggaaggtggggcaacaatatgagcgttttgaaaatttcgtcgtttatggacacccccttggcaattttagaacattattattattattaatttgtataacattatttttttaaattcttagcattttccaaaataaaaggaTGAGAGCTTCGAAACAACTTGTTGAGTTTTTATATTATTGCgatatttcattgtttttttcgacataaactttgtaaaatatttgcaacggcctagctATACATTGATATATCTTTTAATTCATAACAttgattattcattttttatcatATATAATTATATTTCAAACGCCTCTCAAAAAATATCCCAGGGCCTTCATATATTTTATGGACTGgatgagggagtcgtggatcgcCTGGCCCAAGTCACATGAATGTCATTATCTATTTAATCATATCATAACAAATGGTTGGATAGAGAATGATAATCTTCTAAGGTCCTTAAGATATAAGTCGGTTACTAaacgaaccgtctcagttgaaacatactgtggtcatggccaagtcctgccaaaacggtactaatacatacatacatacatacatacatacataccccTTGGCAATATTAGAAcgaatttctgaggatggtggggcaactgccccaagttgccccaccctgtgcacgctagtggtgGGTAGATTTATTTGCTTGGTTCTCAGATGTTCAATTTTCTTGCCTTTGCCAACTCCTTGGACTTTCGCTTCTTCTTCGTTGTGTTGGCTAAAACAAAATTAGAATAACTCAATTTCaagcctaattaaaaaaaacgttactcaaTCCACCTTGAGGTGGCTGATGCCTTCCTTACATTAATGCAGTTTTATTTTCTACTAAATAGCATCGCAAATacaaattcaattaaaacatCATCTAATCATAACTTCTCTAAACATTGTCAGAACTTTtgaagtagggtagagtagtcatcaatgagacacggggaacaatgataaaatggctctcacaagtcgtagtttcaactaatcaggctcatatttgggggaaaggtgtgtctactagatacacgtctgccatattagtggctttggttatggacgctcccttgaaaagttattcataaatgtttgattctggggtgtaaaagtaaatgtttattgtttattcgtcaagcttatgtagactacttacaattttcttacatactagatattatttctattgtacagatttttcgtagttccggtttagacatgtcgaaatgtatgtactgtgaattttcattataaaagcgcatcatttgatttaatggcgaattttttaaataatttgtcgtgtatgcagttattctaaaaagtggtgaatgtctaagagtacggcttggttcatgaatactattgcgtatttctgacaataatgctgctgactgtatgcgttgagaaataatgtcgttgatgaaagagagcatggcaaatttacgacgttcttgtaatgattgtatgtttatgagcatgcagcgtgcttcatacgatgggagaggaaatgcagtccagttaagtttacgtagtgcgtacagtaagaattgtttttggacagattcaatacgtgcttggtgtacggcatagtatggattccagacgatactacagtattccaagagtggcctgacatacgttatatagagtaatttaatagtatacgggtcctggaagttgaatgcaaagcgctttataaagcctaatgtactttttgccttgtttattattgtgttatagtgttctacaaagttagttgtgagtctaggatgacacctagatcacgtactactttgcatttttctactggttggtttcctaataatactgttatgtttggtgtttcatgttttctgctgaaggcaatggaattacatttctttacattcaattggagtaggcttttactacaccatgtgtagaaaagattaatttcgttttggaatacatgactgtcgttggcatttcctatttccatatacaatttcatgtcgtctgcatatacaagtacgttaattttttaagaatgaaggaaatgtcgtttacatacaagatgaaaagaagaggtcctagatgggatccttgcggaaccccagaggtgacgtgaattgattccgatagtacattttggaagcgaacaatttgttcgcgcttagtcaaatatgacttaagccattccaaaagattcggttgaattccaattttctgcagtttgaagattaataatggtatgtcgattctgtcaaatgccttactaaagtctgtgtaaattgcttctacgaaattgcgattatgcattgcattcagtgtaaaatttacaaattctaaaaggttggtgctagtagagcggcctttaaaaaagccgttctgtttacatgtgatgcggtttttacttgctgaaagattttttcatttataatagattcgaaaagttttggaatgcaagacaaaagggcaattccgcgataattacgtatgtctgattttgggcctgatttgaaaataggcaccaaaaagacttttccatgtttgtgggaattttccagtatttattgacatgttgaaGAGATAATGCAGTGGAAATGTCAATTCTTCTGCAAGGTTCTTTAGGAATGCAGGTGCTATTCCGTCGGGTCCTGGTCCTTTTGATGAGTCTAAGTCCTTCAATGCCTGGCGTACTTCAGTTTCTGACAAAGAATTGACTGAGACGTCATTTGGAAATTCTGGTATATATGAAAAATAGTCGCGGTCGCGGTCTTCTTCGGAAAATGAGGTGtatacttctttgaaaaattttgaaaaaagattgcaaatttcttttgagttactgcctacattttcgtccagttgcatttgcgatgggaagttactacttttggatttggattttacgtaattaaagaaatttttcgggcatgatttgacttcagattcgactttactattatattcttcgttggcagaattgagtgccgaaaaattggtcggaaatattcagataattcagaagatttgtgtcatttgtattgtttctgtatagtttgtaggctttttgttttctattttttaaatttcttagttgtggagtgaaccacactgggtatttattgcctgtgttattacgtcgtcttcttctagtaggtacggtttcagatgttatagtgttaatttccgtatagaattttcctactaattcgtcgacatttccttcattattaaataaattttgccagtcaattgcaagtagtttacgtttggcttctacaaagtttgttttattgtattccaggacttcttcatattcccagtcaatgggcaaagtgtttttatggacataaatagaatattcaattgctgtatggaagacttcattcttccaaaggggggttacagattcttgtacatgaaagtcttcaatacagttagtgaataaaaggtctaaaaatgaatttctttggtttttacatgattgatttggaaaagtccataatttgcaatattgtcaaagagaaaatgcaatgtttcattttccccaatgactgggagaagaattgcttcattttcttggtcagatataaattcgactttgctttgattaaagtcgccataaatgtgaagttttacttccggttccattttgatgttatgatttctactgttttaaagaatagttcatacgactgtttatttgcatggtccggcggaaagtatactgatgcaaaaatgtgtacttggcctgcaatagtggctttggcccagacttgttcaaattgaaaatgtttttcagttacaatttcttttggattaagtctggcatttatggctaagaggacgccgcctcctgactttttctgacttagatttaaatttctattgcctaggaatacaaaataattgtttccaaaaatttcttcagggtggacgctttcgtcccagttagtttcagttccaagaataatgtcgaaagaatgtgagagaatgtttaaagaaatttccttcattttgcctgggcttttcatgcgattgaaattctgacaataaattagaatttcattcgcattctgttgttccgttgaagaaatttttggagacATACTTAAATTATTAGTAGTACTTACTGCCCCTTGCGAGGGTGTCATTTCTTCTTCCGTGTTAGAAGGCgtcaatgcttgtaaaaattcGACGATGTAGTCGGCAGGTAGAATTTGTTGGCGGTTTCGCGCGAGTGCTGCAGGTATTGAAGTCTTTTGTTTGTTACATATTTCCTGTAGGTTTCAGGTCGGTGAGGGTTTGCTTAGGTGAAATTCCAATTGTTGAGTTGTATTCCATGAAGATGTTCATAAGATGTTCAGGTTCAGAAGGCAGGCCATTGGATGCAAAAAGACATGCATGCTGGTTACTGTTATTCCGTCTATGCAGACGTCCGGTTTTTGGTCCTTCAGATACGCCAAGTATAGTCTGAGATTGTCATAGACTTTAATTTCGCGGAGTCTGGCTAGCAGGAAACGGCCATCGCCGACTGCAGACTGTTCAGTTAGGCGTACTATGGGCGGCTTCATTGGGTCCAGACAGAACATACTGTCTGTTACTTCAGGAGTTTGTGATGACGTTTCTGCTGGCTGCGGCGTAGTGGCATTCAGAGGTGGGACGATTGGCGTTTTTTCCTTCCGGTAGGGGTTGATGGTTTCCCCTTTTCGGAAGTTGATAAAGTT
Encoded here:
- the LOC119768855 gene encoding tetraspanin-11-like; the encoded protein is MTPSQGAFQCCGAEGPNDWQSSVYNNADRSSLVDIAISKLNIAYKVPESCCHEGISVDDCNTVRNIGMLTSIAKPVVYTSGCMEKLVDGIKQNIKLVYIVGAGVIGVEILALIFALLLCCAIRRSSNYKN